ACCCGAGCATGTTCGAATCCGACGCGATCGAGAAGGACGAGCTGCGCTATACCACCAGCGTGCCGACCTCGGTTCTGCGCGCCTTCGTCGGGCCGGCCCGTGTCTACGAGAGCCAGGAGGATGCGGTGACCGCCATCCTTACCGAGCAGGTCAAGGCAGGCGACGTGGTGGTCATCCGCTACGAAGGACCCAAGGGCGGACCCGGCATGCAGGAGATGCTCTACCCGACCAGTTATCTCAAATCGAAGGGGCTCGGGAAACACTGCGCACTCATCACGGACGGGCGCTTCTCCGGCGGCACTTCGGGGCTGTCCATCGGCCACGTCTCGCCCGAGGCGGCCGAAGGGGGCTTGATCGCACTCGTGGAGGAAGGCGATACGATCGAGATCGAGATCGCGAGCCGGCGGATTCATCTTGCCGTCGACGACCAAACCCTCGCCGCCCGCCGGGCCGCCATGGAGGCACGCGGCTCGGCGGCCTGGAAGCCGCTCGACCGCCAGCGTCAGGTCTCGACGGCACTCAAGGCCTACGCCTTGTTGACGACCAGCGCCGCCCACGGCGCCGTGCGGGATGTGTCGCGCCTCGGATAACCAAGGGAACGATTCAAGAACAACCGAAGTATGTAGGATGGGTAGAGCGCAGCGAAACCCATCCTCACAGCTCAACCGCCTAATCCGGGTGGCGGCACGGAAAGGATGGGTTTCGCTGCGCTCGGGCGAGGTTCCTCGTTTTGGGCGTGGTGCCGGAAGGATGGGTTTCGCTGCGCTCTACCCATCCTACGCATCCGCTAGACCGTGCCGAGCGCGGTGGGTTTGCCGTCGGCGGTGTCGGCTACGCGGGGAAGAATGACTTGAGCAAAAGGGCCATCACGCCTCCGAGCAGGATCCCCATCATCCACTTGATGAGGCTGATGTCCGACCGGACGGGCGCAAGTTCGATCTGCAGGTCTTTCTTTGTGATCAGCTCTGCTTCTCCGGACGCATCCCGGAACGCTTCGGAGATGACCTTCGCCCGATCCTCAGAAATTCCCCCTGATTTGAGCTTCTCGACAAATTTCAATGTATCGAAGGAGGTGGTGGCCATGCCCGCAACTCCCGACCGACGAAGATGATGTGTTGTGACCATAGCATAATGGATCCGAGAGCCGTCGAACCGCGAGGAAGGATCCGAACCGAATGGTGCCTCGATCCTGGCGGGCAGCACGGTGCGCCGGGCGGAATCGAAGGCTCATGCTGACCATCATCGAAATCGGCGCCATCATCGCCTTTGCCGTTTCGGGGCTTATCGAGGCGGCGCGCCGGCGGATGGATATCGTC
The sequence above is drawn from the Thiocapsa rosea genome and encodes:
- a CDS encoding DUF1640 domain-containing protein translates to MATTSFDTLKFVEKLKSGGISEDRAKVISEAFRDASGEAELITKKDLQIELAPVRSDISLIKWMMGILLGGVMALLLKSFFPA